The window CTCCGTACAGCGATATGTATTCTATCTTGATGGAGCTGCGTGAACCGATTCTGCGGATCAAGCTGTGCACAGGTGAGGGtcgctggtgtcgatcgggctgattaaCCGCTCAGAGTGAAacaaagaaacagctgcttgggtttgtgtggatcgccgTTCTCCGCAGTCTAAGAAATGCAGAGACCATCACAAACTCAAGCAGCTGTTTCAGTACCAGTTTCACTCTGAACGGTAAACCAGCCAGACCTTCTGTGCAGAACCCCAGTAACGGAATAAATCTCTCAGTGCAGCTTTACTGTGCGATTCTAGAGTTGGGCGTCTTTGCCAGGCGAGTCAGCCGCATGAATAACTCTCTGGCGGATTCTCAGGCTTTGTCTCCGACCAAAACCTTTCCTGCTGTCTTCAGAGCGACGCAGAGCCTCTCTCTCGTGAGCCATCCGGTGTTTCCTGAAGTACTGCAAGCCATTGAAGGTCCTCCCACAGTCGTCGCACACGTAGGGATCATCTCCCCTGTGATTCTGCAGGTGTTTCTTCAGGCTCTCGTTGCGGCTGTAGCTCTTGCTGCACTTGGGGCAGTGGTAGGGGGTCTCTCCGGTGTGGGTGCGGTAGTGCACCTTCAGGTTCTGCAGCTCGTTGAACCCGCGGCCGCACTCCCTGCAGCGGTAGGGGTTCTCGcccgtgtgaatgcgctggtgtctcCTCAGGCTCTCCGGTCGGCTGAAGCGCTTGCCGCAGTCCCCGCACTGGTAAGGGGTTTCTCCTTTGTGAATGACCTGGTAGTGTCTCCTCAGGTGACCCGGCTggctgaagctcttcccacagtcgcCGCACTGGTgaggggttttgttttttttttccttgttagTTTTCCGCTTCGATTTAGACGTCCGCCTGCGGCGTTCGGGAGGAGGTGACGGCGATGGTGACGACGACAGATTGTCTTTCCTTTCCCCGTTTCTCGGTTGAAGTTTTTCTCGAGTCGTTTTTCTCGTCGGCCTCTCACGGCCCCGCCCTTGATTCACGTCCGCTGTggaaatcacaaaacaaaaatacaagtgGTGtaatttcaaatgacattttctttgtctttttttctatgagcatttttttttcccaatgaAGTGGCTCTCGTTGCAGTTACTGAAATCCGGTGTTATTTTAGGTGAAGATGCTTTAACTAGGAGCTGTTCTTCAGGTCTAGCTGCCTGGCATAAACACGACACCTACCTGACTAacttaaaatacaaatgcaacaTGCAAAATACCTGCATACAGTCGTTTGCAAGCActtgtgcgcacacacacacacagaggctggTGATTAGTGTTGTAAATCAAACCCTGACGTTGACATCAATTATCAAGCAAATTCTAACAACAATTATggagttaaaatgcttaaaataaaatCCTCACAGTAACAGCTTTTAAAGGAACATTAAGTCTTTTTCTAGAGCATGGTATAAAACTAAATGCAAACAAATCCCGATGTTTTAAGAcacgtttgataaatacattggcttttaaatacagcactctccaattttcatattcctgccgtCACTAGCCTTTGACTAATTTCCAGTGTAAACAGAACGTTAAattaaggaaaaacaaaacaaccccaCTGTCCAAAGGACAGCGTGCCACGGCTGCActtcactttttgctgtcatattttaatcaaaactttacatgactttgcatagccacttagatttgcattatcttcagtgaatgcAACTACAttgtcatttttccaaacagcACAGCTAGCCTACCCTTTCCACAGCGAAAACGCCAGATGATCATTTTGcgtctccatacttgaatatgtataatatctctttcacacatgtatgtggatttattGTTAACTGACTATAttcctgatgtgattataagcttgtttcaatttcaaaaagaaaactggacaggatttattgattgacacttaacagcagccaataaccactctgggctctcctcactgattggtagataaGGGCATCCTGGGTGGGTTTAGTATTCTAGGAGAACTCAACTGATACTGTTAAGCGAGTGAACATTTTGCGAGTGTCCAAAATTGAATATTCGATTAAAATATTATTGAtttgttatcgtggggtcccGAATGATAAATAATTAGATTATTATCGTTACAAGCCTACTGGTGATCATGGGATTTACCCAGGACACTAGAAGCTCCCAAACTCAGTCCAAGCACCTTCACAGACTAGTCAAAAATGACTGATTTCAGGCAGCACTGCGAAAGAAACGAGCAGAAGAGAGTAAGGGGACAGTTTAAAACACATCTAAAAGAAAACAGACACATTTTCTAAAACACAGAGGTGCCATTTCACTGCGTACTGAAGCGAGGGCTAGAGGGCACACCGAGGAAAACTGGGATTTCAAATCCCAACCAAAGTGGACGGCAGATTACACAGCGagtaaaattttttttaaaaacacaccacGAGGCTGATGTGCTTGTGCAGACATGAAGCACTGACGGTACAGGCCAGTGACTTCCACACTTACATGCCACGCTGGGAGCAGACGGCACGGGGCTGTCTTCCTTCGCAGTGTTCACACGGCCTGGTTGAGCGACGTTCTCCGCAATGCTGTCACACGGTCGCTCGAGGGGCTCCTCTTTAACAAGCCTCAGCTGCGAGCCATGCCTTGCCAGGCAGTCGCACTCGATTTTAAGGTCCTCTGTTTTCACAGGGACCGATAGCAGGACACAGGCCTTGTTTTCACAGTGCTCACACTCCTCTGCGGGAGCCTCCTCTTTGATCCGGGCAGGGCAGTCCAGTTCTGAGCACTCCCTTTTGACTCGGGCAGTGCAGTCCAGTTCTGAACACTCCCTTTTGACTCGGGCAGGGCAGTCCAGTTCTGAACACTCCCTTTTGACTCGGGCAGGGCAGTCCAGTTCTGAG of the Acipenser ruthenus chromosome 43, fAciRut3.2 maternal haplotype, whole genome shotgun sequence genome contains:
- the LOC117398508 gene encoding zinc finger protein 691-like, with amino-acid sequence MDSLHCEEKAHALACVTSKKKNHEIPLAHIKEECSELDCAARVKGECSELDCAARVKRECSELDCTARVKREFSELDCTARVKGECSELDCAARVKGECSELDCPARVKGECSELDCPARVKRECSELDCPARVKRECSELDCTARVKRECSELDCPARIKEEAPAEECEHCENKACVLLSVPVKTEDLKIECDCLARHGSQLRLVKEEPLERPCDSIAENVAQPGRVNTAKEDSPVPSAPSVASDVNQGRGRERPTRKTTREKLQPRNGERKDNLSSSPSPSPPPERRRRTSKSKRKTNKEKKNKTPHQCGDCGKSFSQPGHLRRHYQVIHKGETPYQCGDCGKRFSRPESLRRHQRIHTGENPYRCRECGRGFNELQNLKVHYRTHTGETPYHCPKCSKSYSRNESLKKHLQNHRGDDPYVCDDCGRTFNGLQYFRKHRMAHEREALRRSEDSRKGFGRRQSLRIRQRVIHAADSPGKDAQL